One segment of Carassius auratus strain Wakin chromosome 2, ASM336829v1, whole genome shotgun sequence DNA contains the following:
- the LOC113118136 gene encoding rab effector MyRIP-like isoform X3, whose product MKLILLRVMKTLVEEGSRSVLLSRQHRFNERCCIRCCSPFTFLLNPKRCCLDCCYNICKGCCTYSKKDKGWLCSACQKTRLLKTQSLEWFYNNVRRRFKQFGSAKVLKNLYKRHAAEHGSLTELTEGSTYEESVCNESSMYESDSTFYRQSEEHSMAETINVAQRVAEEAIDEAIAKAESQTGSQEKEKEAHYLRENRRELIEELTTTIVQKIVRRKKDQQTEENSDRISPDQTQSAFDAPLWKSRSAFCLMTDEKTDQHSNTGSRPSSSISHTLETMEETMPVQVMPSWRSVDRLDNSMLQSPDGNWIAYQSNLLSRPGLLTKRKSLVYSVLERESDVVSAYDEMGSETEPEANGVWGVALDEFRRKMSANKQLGYQESYSHQATLPLNAQAQHLTAHTLNADAENSSGQEGTLPQSPKTLLPFLKRKVPLEHRRPSSARCANIMDISFNPGGAESSEDGLEDNSVKRSRRRRKNKREEAEWKGQSDSSSHVLDDLMKRRHVKQGTSDTSDTATPDILSSGAVTPDPFGLGLNSPSNYNHGALGVVGSLDQELTSKLKELTSQVRETQLSSTEDELDRFEYQLGNEENKTNAKVGDKFMGDGSIKFESDSNEMSDENESTNQVRSSEILKDDLTSILRELTSQASETLLSSTEDELDRSEYQTETKGINQPIRTELQVVHDRTDGTNIIKYHEKTPNHAEKSEDSRSEKRQKDTVAKQDISEQKNMGESEEMSSVSRKQTLAETDTQNEIARERVEETKNEQEVQTEKAEIKDIKGNAVEGQQSRAENIETVDNIEELGEVLSSELALSRLISEDGKMEFDRIINTAVKASDDMEELTEAYTCEGVFLDKERSEGEKHKVIEEDKNLSVQEMDDKTISEGCFVGGKSKEVQEKEMKVAGKINEVVALKRNTKDTEKTEDKQCRKSSEEKILKKYSNSRGDLIEKREKQRNPTTQHSAPHGQEQYLSPEEIYKDAHMLDIEKNLHLISNILQQKYSATSLRSITTEVLKVLNATEDLIHGSAGDGQCQSDHSDVSVIPPAEARRLDEQLSGLEENVYVAAGTVYGLEAELGDLEECARSISGSTTERDLSHLEDQVASAAAQVSDISSRIAALKNAGLNVTPQTQFTKVKTTKTKTQTISSSRKLRRRLPAPPKQDKEA is encoded by the exons ATGAAATTGATCCTGCTCAG aGTGATGAAGACACTGGTTGAGGAGGGCAGTCGGTCTGTTCTGCTGTCGCGGCAGCACAGGTTTAATGAGCGCTGCTGCATCCGCTGCTGTTCTCCCTTCACTTTCCTGCTCAACCCAAAACGTTGCTGCCTGGACTGTTGCTACAACATCTGCAAGGGCTGCTGCACATATAGTAAGAAGGACAAAGGTTGGCTgtgctccgcctgccagaagacCAG GCTACTGAAGACCCAGTCACTGGAATGGTTCTACAATAATGTGAGAAGGCGTTTTAAACAGTTTGGCAGTGCCAAAGTATTAAAGAACCTCTACAAGAGGCATGCAGCTGAGCATGGATCGCTAACAGAGCTTACAG AGGGGAGCACTTATGAGGAGAGTGTCTGCAATGAGAGTAGTATGTATGAGAGCGACTCCACGTTTTACAGGCAAAGTGAAG AGCACAGCATGGCTGAGACTATTAATGTGGCACAGCGGGTGGCAGAAGAGGCCATAGATGAGGCTATTGCTAAAGCTGAGAGCCAGACTGGCAGTCAA GAGAAGGAGAAAGAAGCTCATTATttgcgagagaacagaagagagcTGATAGAGGAATTGACCACAACTATAGTACAAAAA ATTGTCCGCCGGAAAAAGGATCAACAGACTGAAGAGAACAGTGATCGAATCTCTCCTGATCAAACCCAGAGTGCCTTTGACGCTCCTCTCTGG AAGTCTCGCTCAGCTTTCTGTCTCATGACTGATGAGAAAACAGACCAGCATTCTAACACTGGGTCAAGACCTTCATCCTCTATAAGTCATACTCTGGAAACAATGGAAGAAACGATGCCTGTCCAGGTCATGCCTAGCTGGAGGAGTGTCGACCGACTGGACAATTCCA TGTTACAGAGTCCTGATGGTAACTGGATTGCTTATCAGAGCAACCTGCTCTCTCGACCAGGCCTTTTAACTAAGCGCAAAAGTCTGGTCTACAGCGTCTTGGAAAGGGAGTCTGATGTGGTGTCAGCTTACGATGAGATGGGCTCAGAAACAGAGCCTGAAGCTAATGGGGTCTGGGGCGTtgcactggatgagtttcggcgtaAAATGTCGGCCAATAAGCAGTTGGGTTACCAAGAGTCCTACAGCCATCAAGCAACCTTGCCTTTAAATGCACAAGCACAACACCTCACTGCACACACCTTGAATGCTGATGCTGAGAACTCCTCAGGACAGGAAGGGACGCTACCCCAGTCCCCGAAAACTCTGCTGCCCTTCTTGAAGAGAAAAGTGCCACTAGAACACAGACGACCCTCATCCGCCCGTTGTGCGAATATCATGGATATCAGTTTCAATCCAGGAGGCGCTGAAAGCAGCGAGGATGGCCTAGAGGACAACAGTGTCAAAAGGTCAAGGCGAAGGAGGAAAAATAAAAGAGAGGAGGCAGAGTGGAAAGGACAGTCG GATTCCAGTAGTCACGTCTTAGATGATCTGATGAAGAGGCGTCATGTGAAACAAGGCACTTCAGACACTTCAGACACTGCGACCCCTGACATCTTGAGCTCTGGGGCCGTGACCCCTGATCCATTTGGACTTGGTCTCAATTCTCCCAGCAATTACAATCATGGGGCCCTTGGTGTAGTTGGATCTTTAGATCAGGAGTTGACTTCCAAATTAAAAGAGCTGACCAGTCAAGTCAGAGAAACACAACTCTCCTCCACTGAGGATGAACTGGACAGGTTTGAGTATCAACTGGGGAATGAAGAAAATAAGACAAATGCAAAAGTGGGAGATAAATTCATGGGAGATGGTTCAATAAAGTTTGAGTCCGATTCAAATGAAATGTCAGATGAAAATGAATCTACAAATCAAGTGAGATCAAGTGAGATATTGAAAGATGACCTGACTTCCATACTGAGAGAGTTGACCAGTCAGGCCAGCGAGACACTGCTTTCCTCAACTGAAGATGAACTGGACAGGTCTGAGTATCAAACTGAAACCAAGGGTATAAATCAGCCAATAAGAACTGAGCTGCAGGTGGTCCATGACAGGACAGATGGAACCAACATTATAAAATATCATGAGAAAACCCCAAACCATGCAGAGAAATCAGAAGACAGTAGATCAGAGAAAAGGCAAAAGGACACTGTGGCAAAGCAGGACATTAGTGAGCAAAAGAACATGGGTGAGTCAGAAGAAATGAGCTCTGTGAGCCGAAAACAGACACTTGCTGAGACAGATACACAAAATGAGATAGCTAGAGAGAGAGTTGAAGAGACAAAGAACGAGCAAGAGGTTCAGActgaaaaagctgaaataaaagatATAAAAGGAAATGCAGTTGAAGGTCAGCAGAGCAGAGCTGAGAATATAGAGACGGTTGATAACATTGAGGAGCTTGGAGAGGTCTTATCCAGCGAACTCGCTTTGAGTAGATTGATAAGTGAAGATGGAAAGATGGAATTTGATAGGATAATTAATACTGCAGTGAAGGCTTCAGATGATATGGAAGAACTCACAGAAGCTTATACTTGTGAGGGGGTATTTTTAGACAAAGAGAGAAGTGAGGGAGAGAAACATAAGGTGATTGAAGAAGACAAGAATTTAAGTGTACAGGAAATGGATGACAAGACCATATCTGAGGGGTGCTTTGTTGGTGGAAAATCGAAGGAGGTGCAGGAAAAAGAAATGAAGGTAGCTGGCAAGATCAATGAAGTTGTGGCACTAAAGAGAAACACTAAAGATACCGAGAAGACAGAAGACAAACAATGCAGAAAATCATCAGAAGAGAAAATTCTAAAGAAGTACAGCAACAGTCGAGGTGATTTGATTGAAAAAAGGGAGAAACAGAGGAACCCCACAACTCAGCACAGCGCCCCACATGGTCAGGAGCAGTATCTGTCACCTGAGGAGATCTACAAG GATGCACACATGCTGGACATAGAGAAAAACCTACATTTAATCTCCAATATACTGCAACAG AAGTACTCGGCCACATCACTGCGCAGCATCACCACAGAAGTGCTAAAAGTACTGAACGCTACAGAGGATCTGATTCACGGATCTGCCGGAGATGGACAGTGCCAGTCAGACCACAGTGACGTCTCAGTAATTCCCCCTGCCGAGGCCAGAAGACTGGATGAGCAGCTCAGCGGACTTGAGGAGAAT GTATATGTGGCGGCAGGTACAGTGTACGGGCTTGAGGCTGAACTGGGGGATCTGGAGGAGTGTGCACGCAGCATCAGTGGATCCACCACTGAAAGAGATCTGTCACATCTGGAGGACCAGGTGGCTTCTGCAGCAGCTCAG GTTTCAGACATTTCCTCAAGAATTGCTGCTCTGAAAAATGCAGGTCTTAATGTAACTCCACAGACCCAGTTTACCAAGGTCAAGACTACAAAAACCAAG acacAAACCATTAGCTCATCTCGGAAACTGAGGAGGCGACTGCCAGCGCCTCCAAAACAAG ATAAAGAAGCATAA
- the LOC113118136 gene encoding rab effector MyRIP-like isoform X4 gives MKLILLRVMKTLVEEGSRSVLLSRQHRFNERCCIRCCSPFTFLLNPKRCCLDCCYNICKGCCTYSKKDKGWLCSACQKTRLLKTQSLEWFYNNVRRRFKQFGSAKVLKNLYKRHAAEHGSLTELTEGSTYEESVCNESSMYESDSTFYRQSEEHSMAETINVAQRVAEEAIDEAIAKAESQTGSQEKEKEAHYLRENRRELIEELTTTIVQKIVRRKKDQQTEENSDRISPDQTQSAFDAPLWKSRSAFCLMTDEKTDQHSNTGSRPSSSISHTLETMEETMPVQVMPSWRSVDRLDNSMLQSPDGNWIAYQSNLLSRPGLLTKRKSLVYSVLERESDVVSAYDEMGSETEPEANGVWGVALDEFRRKMSANKQLGYQESYSHQATLPLNAQAQHLTAHTLNADAENSSGQEGTLPQSPKTLLPFLKRKVPLEHRRPSSARCANIMDISFNPGGAESSEDGLEDNSVKRSRRRRKNKREEAEWKGQSDSSSHVLDDLMKRRHVKQGTSDTSDTATPDILSSGAVTPDPFGLGLNSPSNYNHGALGVVGSLDQELTSKLKELTSQVRETQLSSTEDELDRFEYQLGNEENKTNAKVGDKFMGDGSIKFESDSNEMSDENESTNQVRSSEILKDDLTSILRELTSQASETLLSSTEDELDRSEYQTETKGINQPIRTELQVVHDRTDGTNIIKYHEKTPNHAEKSEDSRSEKRQKDTVAKQDISEQKNMGESEEMSSVSRKQTLAETDTQNEIARERVEETKNEQEVQTEKAEIKDIKGNAVEGQQSRAENIETVDNIEELGEVLSSELALSRLISEDGKMEFDRIINTAVKASDDMEELTEAYTCEGVFLDKERSEGEKHKVIEEDKNLSVQEMDDKTISEGCFVGGKSKEVQEKEMKVAGKINEVVALKRNTKDTEKTEDKQCRKSSEEKILKKYSNSRGDLIEKREKQRNPTTQHSAPHGQEQYLSPEEIYKKYSATSLRSITTEVLKVLNATEDLIHGSAGDGQCQSDHSDVSVIPPAEARRLDEQLSGLEENVYVAAGTVYGLEAELGDLEECARSISGSTTERDLSHLEDQVASAAAQVQQSELQVSDISSRIAALKNAGLNVTPQTQFTKVKTTKTKTQTISSSRKLRRRLPAPPKQDKEA, from the exons ATGAAATTGATCCTGCTCAG aGTGATGAAGACACTGGTTGAGGAGGGCAGTCGGTCTGTTCTGCTGTCGCGGCAGCACAGGTTTAATGAGCGCTGCTGCATCCGCTGCTGTTCTCCCTTCACTTTCCTGCTCAACCCAAAACGTTGCTGCCTGGACTGTTGCTACAACATCTGCAAGGGCTGCTGCACATATAGTAAGAAGGACAAAGGTTGGCTgtgctccgcctgccagaagacCAG GCTACTGAAGACCCAGTCACTGGAATGGTTCTACAATAATGTGAGAAGGCGTTTTAAACAGTTTGGCAGTGCCAAAGTATTAAAGAACCTCTACAAGAGGCATGCAGCTGAGCATGGATCGCTAACAGAGCTTACAG AGGGGAGCACTTATGAGGAGAGTGTCTGCAATGAGAGTAGTATGTATGAGAGCGACTCCACGTTTTACAGGCAAAGTGAAG AGCACAGCATGGCTGAGACTATTAATGTGGCACAGCGGGTGGCAGAAGAGGCCATAGATGAGGCTATTGCTAAAGCTGAGAGCCAGACTGGCAGTCAA GAGAAGGAGAAAGAAGCTCATTATttgcgagagaacagaagagagcTGATAGAGGAATTGACCACAACTATAGTACAAAAA ATTGTCCGCCGGAAAAAGGATCAACAGACTGAAGAGAACAGTGATCGAATCTCTCCTGATCAAACCCAGAGTGCCTTTGACGCTCCTCTCTGG AAGTCTCGCTCAGCTTTCTGTCTCATGACTGATGAGAAAACAGACCAGCATTCTAACACTGGGTCAAGACCTTCATCCTCTATAAGTCATACTCTGGAAACAATGGAAGAAACGATGCCTGTCCAGGTCATGCCTAGCTGGAGGAGTGTCGACCGACTGGACAATTCCA TGTTACAGAGTCCTGATGGTAACTGGATTGCTTATCAGAGCAACCTGCTCTCTCGACCAGGCCTTTTAACTAAGCGCAAAAGTCTGGTCTACAGCGTCTTGGAAAGGGAGTCTGATGTGGTGTCAGCTTACGATGAGATGGGCTCAGAAACAGAGCCTGAAGCTAATGGGGTCTGGGGCGTtgcactggatgagtttcggcgtaAAATGTCGGCCAATAAGCAGTTGGGTTACCAAGAGTCCTACAGCCATCAAGCAACCTTGCCTTTAAATGCACAAGCACAACACCTCACTGCACACACCTTGAATGCTGATGCTGAGAACTCCTCAGGACAGGAAGGGACGCTACCCCAGTCCCCGAAAACTCTGCTGCCCTTCTTGAAGAGAAAAGTGCCACTAGAACACAGACGACCCTCATCCGCCCGTTGTGCGAATATCATGGATATCAGTTTCAATCCAGGAGGCGCTGAAAGCAGCGAGGATGGCCTAGAGGACAACAGTGTCAAAAGGTCAAGGCGAAGGAGGAAAAATAAAAGAGAGGAGGCAGAGTGGAAAGGACAGTCG GATTCCAGTAGTCACGTCTTAGATGATCTGATGAAGAGGCGTCATGTGAAACAAGGCACTTCAGACACTTCAGACACTGCGACCCCTGACATCTTGAGCTCTGGGGCCGTGACCCCTGATCCATTTGGACTTGGTCTCAATTCTCCCAGCAATTACAATCATGGGGCCCTTGGTGTAGTTGGATCTTTAGATCAGGAGTTGACTTCCAAATTAAAAGAGCTGACCAGTCAAGTCAGAGAAACACAACTCTCCTCCACTGAGGATGAACTGGACAGGTTTGAGTATCAACTGGGGAATGAAGAAAATAAGACAAATGCAAAAGTGGGAGATAAATTCATGGGAGATGGTTCAATAAAGTTTGAGTCCGATTCAAATGAAATGTCAGATGAAAATGAATCTACAAATCAAGTGAGATCAAGTGAGATATTGAAAGATGACCTGACTTCCATACTGAGAGAGTTGACCAGTCAGGCCAGCGAGACACTGCTTTCCTCAACTGAAGATGAACTGGACAGGTCTGAGTATCAAACTGAAACCAAGGGTATAAATCAGCCAATAAGAACTGAGCTGCAGGTGGTCCATGACAGGACAGATGGAACCAACATTATAAAATATCATGAGAAAACCCCAAACCATGCAGAGAAATCAGAAGACAGTAGATCAGAGAAAAGGCAAAAGGACACTGTGGCAAAGCAGGACATTAGTGAGCAAAAGAACATGGGTGAGTCAGAAGAAATGAGCTCTGTGAGCCGAAAACAGACACTTGCTGAGACAGATACACAAAATGAGATAGCTAGAGAGAGAGTTGAAGAGACAAAGAACGAGCAAGAGGTTCAGActgaaaaagctgaaataaaagatATAAAAGGAAATGCAGTTGAAGGTCAGCAGAGCAGAGCTGAGAATATAGAGACGGTTGATAACATTGAGGAGCTTGGAGAGGTCTTATCCAGCGAACTCGCTTTGAGTAGATTGATAAGTGAAGATGGAAAGATGGAATTTGATAGGATAATTAATACTGCAGTGAAGGCTTCAGATGATATGGAAGAACTCACAGAAGCTTATACTTGTGAGGGGGTATTTTTAGACAAAGAGAGAAGTGAGGGAGAGAAACATAAGGTGATTGAAGAAGACAAGAATTTAAGTGTACAGGAAATGGATGACAAGACCATATCTGAGGGGTGCTTTGTTGGTGGAAAATCGAAGGAGGTGCAGGAAAAAGAAATGAAGGTAGCTGGCAAGATCAATGAAGTTGTGGCACTAAAGAGAAACACTAAAGATACCGAGAAGACAGAAGACAAACAATGCAGAAAATCATCAGAAGAGAAAATTCTAAAGAAGTACAGCAACAGTCGAGGTGATTTGATTGAAAAAAGGGAGAAACAGAGGAACCCCACAACTCAGCACAGCGCCCCACATGGTCAGGAGCAGTATCTGTCACCTGAGGAGATCTACAAG AAGTACTCGGCCACATCACTGCGCAGCATCACCACAGAAGTGCTAAAAGTACTGAACGCTACAGAGGATCTGATTCACGGATCTGCCGGAGATGGACAGTGCCAGTCAGACCACAGTGACGTCTCAGTAATTCCCCCTGCCGAGGCCAGAAGACTGGATGAGCAGCTCAGCGGACTTGAGGAGAAT GTATATGTGGCGGCAGGTACAGTGTACGGGCTTGAGGCTGAACTGGGGGATCTGGAGGAGTGTGCACGCAGCATCAGTGGATCCACCACTGAAAGAGATCTGTCACATCTGGAGGACCAGGTGGCTTCTGCAGCAGCTCAGGTGCAGCAGTCTGAGCTCCAG GTTTCAGACATTTCCTCAAGAATTGCTGCTCTGAAAAATGCAGGTCTTAATGTAACTCCACAGACCCAGTTTACCAAGGTCAAGACTACAAAAACCAAG acacAAACCATTAGCTCATCTCGGAAACTGAGGAGGCGACTGCCAGCGCCTCCAAAACAAG ATAAAGAAGCATAA
- the LOC113118136 gene encoding rab effector MyRIP-like isoform X2 produces MMKTLVEEGSRSVLLSRQHRFNERCCIRCCSPFTFLLNPKRCCLDCCYNICKGCCTYSKKDKGWLCSACQKTRLLKTQSLEWFYNNVRRRFKQFGSAKVLKNLYKRHAAEHGSLTELTEGSTYEESVCNESSMYESDSTFYRQSEEHSMAETINVAQRVAEEAIDEAIAKAESQTGSQEKEKEAHYLRENRRELIEELTTTIVQKIVRRKKDQQTEENSDRISPDQTQSAFDAPLWKSRSAFCLMTDEKTDQHSNTGSRPSSSISHTLETMEETMPVQVMPSWRSVDRLDNSMLQSPDGNWIAYQSNLLSRPGLLTKRKSLVYSVLERESDVVSAYDEMGSETEPEANGVWGVALDEFRRKMSANKQLGYQESYSHQATLPLNAQAQHLTAHTLNADAENSSGQEGTLPQSPKTLLPFLKRKVPLEHRRPSSARCANIMDISFNPGGAESSEDGLEDNSVKRSRRRRKNKREEAEWKGQSDSSSHVLDDLMKRRHVKQGTSDTSDTATPDILSSGAVTPDPFGLGLNSPSNYNHGALGVVGSLDQELTSKLKELTSQVRETQLSSTEDELDRFEYQLGNEENKTNAKVGDKFMGDGSIKFESDSNEMSDENESTNQVRSSEILKDDLTSILRELTSQASETLLSSTEDELDRSEYQTETKGINQPIRTELQVVHDRTDGTNIIKYHEKTPNHAEKSEDSRSEKRQKDTVAKQDISEQKNMGESEEMSSVSRKQTLAETDTQNEIARERVEETKNEQEVQTEKAEIKDIKGNAVEGQQSRAENIETVDNIEELGEVLSSELALSRLISEDGKMEFDRIINTAVKASDDMEELTEAYTCEGVFLDKERSEGEKHKVIEEDKNLSVQEMDDKTISEGCFVGGKSKEVQEKEMKVAGKINEVVALKRNTKDTEKTEDKQCRKSSEEKILKKYSNSRGDLIEKREKQRNPTTQHSAPHGQEQYLSPEEIYKDAHMLDIEKNLHLISNILQQKYSATSLRSITTEVLKVLNATEDLIHGSAGDGQCQSDHSDVSVIPPAEARRLDEQLSGLEENVYVAAGTVYGLEAELGDLEECARSISGSTTERDLSHLEDQVASAAAQVQQSELQVSDISSRIAALKNAGLNVTPQTQFTKVKTTKTKTQTISSSRKLRRRLPAPPKQDKEA; encoded by the exons A TGATGAAGACACTGGTTGAGGAGGGCAGTCGGTCTGTTCTGCTGTCGCGGCAGCACAGGTTTAATGAGCGCTGCTGCATCCGCTGCTGTTCTCCCTTCACTTTCCTGCTCAACCCAAAACGTTGCTGCCTGGACTGTTGCTACAACATCTGCAAGGGCTGCTGCACATATAGTAAGAAGGACAAAGGTTGGCTgtgctccgcctgccagaagacCAG GCTACTGAAGACCCAGTCACTGGAATGGTTCTACAATAATGTGAGAAGGCGTTTTAAACAGTTTGGCAGTGCCAAAGTATTAAAGAACCTCTACAAGAGGCATGCAGCTGAGCATGGATCGCTAACAGAGCTTACAG AGGGGAGCACTTATGAGGAGAGTGTCTGCAATGAGAGTAGTATGTATGAGAGCGACTCCACGTTTTACAGGCAAAGTGAAG AGCACAGCATGGCTGAGACTATTAATGTGGCACAGCGGGTGGCAGAAGAGGCCATAGATGAGGCTATTGCTAAAGCTGAGAGCCAGACTGGCAGTCAA GAGAAGGAGAAAGAAGCTCATTATttgcgagagaacagaagagagcTGATAGAGGAATTGACCACAACTATAGTACAAAAA ATTGTCCGCCGGAAAAAGGATCAACAGACTGAAGAGAACAGTGATCGAATCTCTCCTGATCAAACCCAGAGTGCCTTTGACGCTCCTCTCTGG AAGTCTCGCTCAGCTTTCTGTCTCATGACTGATGAGAAAACAGACCAGCATTCTAACACTGGGTCAAGACCTTCATCCTCTATAAGTCATACTCTGGAAACAATGGAAGAAACGATGCCTGTCCAGGTCATGCCTAGCTGGAGGAGTGTCGACCGACTGGACAATTCCA TGTTACAGAGTCCTGATGGTAACTGGATTGCTTATCAGAGCAACCTGCTCTCTCGACCAGGCCTTTTAACTAAGCGCAAAAGTCTGGTCTACAGCGTCTTGGAAAGGGAGTCTGATGTGGTGTCAGCTTACGATGAGATGGGCTCAGAAACAGAGCCTGAAGCTAATGGGGTCTGGGGCGTtgcactggatgagtttcggcgtaAAATGTCGGCCAATAAGCAGTTGGGTTACCAAGAGTCCTACAGCCATCAAGCAACCTTGCCTTTAAATGCACAAGCACAACACCTCACTGCACACACCTTGAATGCTGATGCTGAGAACTCCTCAGGACAGGAAGGGACGCTACCCCAGTCCCCGAAAACTCTGCTGCCCTTCTTGAAGAGAAAAGTGCCACTAGAACACAGACGACCCTCATCCGCCCGTTGTGCGAATATCATGGATATCAGTTTCAATCCAGGAGGCGCTGAAAGCAGCGAGGATGGCCTAGAGGACAACAGTGTCAAAAGGTCAAGGCGAAGGAGGAAAAATAAAAGAGAGGAGGCAGAGTGGAAAGGACAGTCG GATTCCAGTAGTCACGTCTTAGATGATCTGATGAAGAGGCGTCATGTGAAACAAGGCACTTCAGACACTTCAGACACTGCGACCCCTGACATCTTGAGCTCTGGGGCCGTGACCCCTGATCCATTTGGACTTGGTCTCAATTCTCCCAGCAATTACAATCATGGGGCCCTTGGTGTAGTTGGATCTTTAGATCAGGAGTTGACTTCCAAATTAAAAGAGCTGACCAGTCAAGTCAGAGAAACACAACTCTCCTCCACTGAGGATGAACTGGACAGGTTTGAGTATCAACTGGGGAATGAAGAAAATAAGACAAATGCAAAAGTGGGAGATAAATTCATGGGAGATGGTTCAATAAAGTTTGAGTCCGATTCAAATGAAATGTCAGATGAAAATGAATCTACAAATCAAGTGAGATCAAGTGAGATATTGAAAGATGACCTGACTTCCATACTGAGAGAGTTGACCAGTCAGGCCAGCGAGACACTGCTTTCCTCAACTGAAGATGAACTGGACAGGTCTGAGTATCAAACTGAAACCAAGGGTATAAATCAGCCAATAAGAACTGAGCTGCAGGTGGTCCATGACAGGACAGATGGAACCAACATTATAAAATATCATGAGAAAACCCCAAACCATGCAGAGAAATCAGAAGACAGTAGATCAGAGAAAAGGCAAAAGGACACTGTGGCAAAGCAGGACATTAGTGAGCAAAAGAACATGGGTGAGTCAGAAGAAATGAGCTCTGTGAGCCGAAAACAGACACTTGCTGAGACAGATACACAAAATGAGATAGCTAGAGAGAGAGTTGAAGAGACAAAGAACGAGCAAGAGGTTCAGActgaaaaagctgaaataaaagatATAAAAGGAAATGCAGTTGAAGGTCAGCAGAGCAGAGCTGAGAATATAGAGACGGTTGATAACATTGAGGAGCTTGGAGAGGTCTTATCCAGCGAACTCGCTTTGAGTAGATTGATAAGTGAAGATGGAAAGATGGAATTTGATAGGATAATTAATACTGCAGTGAAGGCTTCAGATGATATGGAAGAACTCACAGAAGCTTATACTTGTGAGGGGGTATTTTTAGACAAAGAGAGAAGTGAGGGAGAGAAACATAAGGTGATTGAAGAAGACAAGAATTTAAGTGTACAGGAAATGGATGACAAGACCATATCTGAGGGGTGCTTTGTTGGTGGAAAATCGAAGGAGGTGCAGGAAAAAGAAATGAAGGTAGCTGGCAAGATCAATGAAGTTGTGGCACTAAAGAGAAACACTAAAGATACCGAGAAGACAGAAGACAAACAATGCAGAAAATCATCAGAAGAGAAAATTCTAAAGAAGTACAGCAACAGTCGAGGTGATTTGATTGAAAAAAGGGAGAAACAGAGGAACCCCACAACTCAGCACAGCGCCCCACATGGTCAGGAGCAGTATCTGTCACCTGAGGAGATCTACAAG GATGCACACATGCTGGACATAGAGAAAAACCTACATTTAATCTCCAATATACTGCAACAG AAGTACTCGGCCACATCACTGCGCAGCATCACCACAGAAGTGCTAAAAGTACTGAACGCTACAGAGGATCTGATTCACGGATCTGCCGGAGATGGACAGTGCCAGTCAGACCACAGTGACGTCTCAGTAATTCCCCCTGCCGAGGCCAGAAGACTGGATGAGCAGCTCAGCGGACTTGAGGAGAAT GTATATGTGGCGGCAGGTACAGTGTACGGGCTTGAGGCTGAACTGGGGGATCTGGAGGAGTGTGCACGCAGCATCAGTGGATCCACCACTGAAAGAGATCTGTCACATCTGGAGGACCAGGTGGCTTCTGCAGCAGCTCAGGTGCAGCAGTCTGAGCTCCAG GTTTCAGACATTTCCTCAAGAATTGCTGCTCTGAAAAATGCAGGTCTTAATGTAACTCCACAGACCCAGTTTACCAAGGTCAAGACTACAAAAACCAAG acacAAACCATTAGCTCATCTCGGAAACTGAGGAGGCGACTGCCAGCGCCTCCAAAACAAG ATAAAGAAGCATAA